From the Helicobacter pylori genome, one window contains:
- a CDS encoding disulfide bond formation protein B, with product MNKETQFYNLFSLAVLGILIFPVGLANFYFGYVLKDSPCIFCWAQRINMILIGAVALLVVRFGFKPKYIALLLLMASSGLYESFYHTGGHALEDVGQGFALAILGLHTQFWALFVFFSVITLLGVLLFFAPNAQPFKDRLLNTLQKSAFYVFFMVVGSNAIQAFVSTGPFPYIGQSDPVRFSWNLKESVWSMENWDHLKFPRSVLGRRDVGEPLKLSALPKDNDYEHSPLEIAKTLKIEKKEELFLKLNGAITDLSFNEDKAILTTEKQGLYLVSNDLKAIHSHMVLDSYYSATVGAFVGADFNEDENIVIMGNNKTSVEITPNKNANALKNFPYFLEGADSFDEVERSRLKTSRAKNYYISAARRGAKFTYLTTAPNKRYKDLMIISMLNNDKQVHGEFLLELGNAKLKEKRKLGELVISALALKDNKLYAFSKEFNTLLVIDPTKEEILEVYGLPKEIKNISAGGFRNDELVLVSYENNKNILYTLNF from the coding sequence ATGAATAAAGAAACCCAATTTTACAATCTTTTTTCTTTGGCGGTTTTAGGGATTTTGATCTTTCCTGTGGGTTTGGCGAATTTTTATTTTGGCTATGTTTTGAAGGATTCGCCTTGTATTTTTTGCTGGGCGCAACGCATCAACATGATTTTAATTGGGGCGGTGGCGCTTTTGGTGGTGCGTTTTGGGTTTAAGCCTAAATACATTGCCTTGCTGCTACTCATGGCTAGTAGCGGGCTGTATGAGAGCTTTTATCATACGGGTGGCCATGCTTTAGAAGATGTGGGGCAGGGCTTCGCGCTCGCTATTTTGGGCTTGCACACGCAGTTTTGGGCGCTTTTTGTCTTTTTTAGCGTGATAACGCTTTTAGGGGTTTTACTCTTTTTTGCCCCTAATGCCCAACCTTTTAAAGATCGTTTGTTAAACACGCTCCAAAAAAGCGCTTTTTATGTTTTCTTTATGGTGGTGGGTTCTAATGCGATACAGGCGTTTGTTTCTACCGGGCCTTTCCCTTACATAGGGCAAAGCGATCCGGTGCGTTTTTCTTGGAATTTGAAAGAATCGGTCTGGTCTATGGAGAATTGGGATCATTTGAAATTCCCAAGAAGCGTTTTAGGCAGAAGAGATGTGGGCGAGCCTTTGAAATTGAGCGCTTTACCTAAAGATAATGATTATGAACATTCGCCTCTAGAAATCGCAAAAACTCTAAAGATTGAAAAAAAAGAAGAGCTTTTTTTAAAATTGAATGGGGCGATCACGGATTTGAGTTTCAATGAAGACAAGGCGATCCTTACCACAGAAAAGCAAGGGCTTTATCTTGTAAGTAACGATTTGAAAGCCATTCATAGCCATATGGTGTTGGATAGCTATTATAGCGCGACGGTGGGGGCGTTCGTGGGGGCGGATTTTAACGAAGATGAAAACATTGTGATCATGGGCAATAATAAAACGAGCGTAGAAATCACTCCTAACAAAAACGCTAACGCGCTTAAAAACTTCCCTTATTTTTTAGAAGGGGCTGACTCTTTTGATGAAGTGGAACGCAGCCGCTTAAAAACTTCTAGGGCGAAAAACTACTATATTAGTGCTGCAAGAAGAGGGGCTAAATTCACTTATTTAACCACCGCTCCTAACAAGCGTTATAAGGATTTGATGATTATCTCCATGCTCAATAACGACAAACAGGTGCATGGGGAGTTTTTACTGGAATTAGGCAATGCCAAACTTAAAGAAAAAAGGAAACTGGGCGAGTTAGTCATTAGCGCTTTGGCTTTAAAGGATAATAAACTTTATGCGTTCAGTAAGGAATTTAACACGCTTTTAGTCATAGACCCTACAAAAGAAGAGATCCTTGAAGTTTATGGCTTACCAAAAGAGA